The Thiohalophilus sp. genome has a window encoding:
- a CDS encoding cyclopropane-fatty-acyl-phospholipid synthase family protein — protein sequence MMREQQHKTEQNSTKSSSSSSSVAERKKQAWGVDEQGERRIGIKAKKGSQSASHPFGTVTALDRWFVNKIMEVPDHPPVNLALWDGKQINQVEEPVASLRFNDRLAIWKLVLHPELHFGDLYSAGRISFEGDMVRFLEEVYSGLKRNGKQGWFRKLVNWLGHRRIANSLSRARDNIYHHYDISNEFYRLWLDRVAMQYTCSYFPEPDMSLEESQTAKLHHICRKLQLKPGDRVVEAGCGWGGLARFMAKHYGVTVKAYNISREQVRFAREQAEEQGLSDQVEYVEDDYRNIRGSFDVFVSVGMLEHVGTRDYSELGRVIDRCLEPDGRGLIHTIGRNVAGPMNPWIERRIFPGAYPPSLREMMDIFEPCRFSVQDVENLRLHYARTLEHWLARYEENTDTVREMFDEEFVRAWRLYLCGSIAAFTSGELQLFQVVFTRAQHNQLPWSRAYLYTQDAG from the coding sequence ATGATGCGCGAGCAACAACACAAAACAGAACAGAATTCAACGAAGTCGTCGTCATCCTCATCGTCGGTTGCCGAACGCAAAAAACAGGCCTGGGGAGTTGATGAGCAGGGCGAGCGGCGTATCGGGATCAAGGCCAAAAAAGGATCTCAGAGCGCCAGCCATCCGTTTGGCACCGTGACCGCGCTGGATCGCTGGTTTGTTAACAAGATAATGGAAGTACCCGACCACCCGCCGGTCAATTTGGCGTTGTGGGATGGTAAGCAGATCAACCAGGTGGAAGAACCGGTGGCGAGTCTGCGCTTTAACGATCGACTGGCGATCTGGAAGCTGGTACTGCATCCCGAGCTGCATTTCGGTGATCTCTACAGCGCCGGGCGCATCAGTTTCGAGGGCGACATGGTGCGCTTTCTCGAAGAGGTGTATAGCGGACTCAAGCGCAATGGCAAGCAGGGCTGGTTTCGCAAGCTGGTCAACTGGCTGGGTCACCGGCGTATCGCCAATTCGCTCTCCCGCGCCCGCGACAATATCTATCACCACTACGATATCAGTAATGAATTCTATCGCCTGTGGCTGGACAGGGTGGCCATGCAGTACACCTGTTCCTACTTTCCCGAACCAGACATGTCGCTGGAGGAGTCGCAGACGGCCAAGCTGCACCACATCTGCCGCAAGCTGCAGCTGAAACCGGGTGATCGGGTAGTCGAAGCCGGCTGTGGCTGGGGTGGGCTGGCACGCTTTATGGCCAAACATTATGGCGTGACGGTCAAGGCCTATAACATTTCCCGCGAACAGGTCCGGTTTGCCCGCGAGCAGGCCGAGGAGCAGGGACTCAGCGACCAGGTTGAATACGTCGAGGATGATTATCGCAACATTCGTGGCAGCTTTGACGTGTTTGTCTCGGTCGGCATGCTCGAGCACGTCGGAACCCGCGATTACAGCGAGCTGGGCCGGGTCATCGACCGGTGTCTTGAACCCGACGGACGCGGACTGATTCATACCATCGGCCGTAACGTGGCCGGTCCCATGAACCCCTGGATCGAACGGCGGATTTTCCCCGGCGCCTATCCGCCTTCCCTGCGCGAGATGATGGACATTTTCGAACCCTGCCGCTTTTCGGTGCAGGATGTTGAAAACCTGCGTTTGCATTACGCCAGGACCCTGGAACACTGGCTGGCCCGTTACGAGGAAAATACCGATACCGTCCGGGAAATGTTCGATGAGGAGTTTGTGCGGGCCTGGCGCCTGTATCTGTGCGGCTCGATCGCGGCGTTTACCAGCGGCGAGTTACAGCTGTTCCAGGTGGTCTTTACCCGCGCGCAACATAATCAGCTGCCATGGTCTCGCGCCTATTTATACACCCAGGATGCCGGCTGA
- a CDS encoding NUDIX hydrolase, protein MKFCSECGHRVNSRIPDGDNRLRYVCDQCQTIHYHNPKIVAGTLPVWEDKVLLCKRAIEPRYGTWTLPAGFMELGETMEQAALRESEEEACANVEIDHIYTLISLPHVDQVYVMYRARLLDLDFAAGEESLEVRLFDESEIPWQELAFRTIHYTLERFFDDRRQGNFPVYTHTINANNRAP, encoded by the coding sequence ATGAAATTTTGTAGCGAATGCGGACACCGGGTTAACAGCCGTATACCCGACGGGGATAATCGGCTGCGCTATGTCTGCGATCAATGCCAGACCATTCATTATCACAACCCCAAGATCGTTGCCGGTACCCTGCCGGTCTGGGAAGACAAGGTACTGCTGTGCAAGCGCGCCATCGAACCCCGTTACGGGACCTGGACCCTGCCGGCCGGGTTCATGGAACTGGGCGAGACCATGGAACAGGCGGCATTGCGTGAATCCGAAGAAGAGGCTTGCGCCAATGTCGAAATCGACCACATTTACACCCTGATCAGCCTGCCACACGTCGACCAGGTATATGTGATGTATCGCGCCCGCTTACTGGATCTCGATTTCGCCGCCGGTGAGGAAAGCCTGGAGGTGCGGCTGTTCGATGAGAGCGAAATCCCCTGGCAGGAACTGGCATTTCGCACTATCCACTATACGCTGGAACGGTTTTTCGACGATCGCCGCCAGGGCAATTTTCCGGTCTACACCCACACGATCAACGCCAATAACCGTGCGCCGTAA
- a CDS encoding NAD(P)/FAD-dependent oxidoreductase produces the protein MTQVDILIVGGGPAGSSFAWALRDTSLRIAVMDKREFPRDKVCAGWVTPAVMETLQIDLDDYRQGRTLQPISGFRVSQLGQKQVETHYQDEPVSYGIRRREFDEYLLRRSGAELMLGRAFKTMERDGDSWLINGEIRASLVIGAGGHFCPVARRIGAKLGSSEQVVAAQEIEFEMSEEQKAGCHAEPEVPELFFTPDLKGYGWIFRKGDYLNVGLGREENHRLSEHVRAFCDFLRESGRLDFDITDKFQGHAYLLYPHALRQVVDEGVLLIGDAAGLAYPQSGEGIRPAIESALLAAQVIREAAGDYSQEKLQPYQQVLEERFGQRQPAPSLLERLPLGIKQVLASRLMQTHWFTRKVVIDRWFLQSHQPPLQQFTSVSHGS, from the coding sequence ATGACGCAAGTGGATATCCTGATCGTCGGCGGTGGACCCGCCGGCTCTTCTTTTGCCTGGGCATTGCGCGATACATCGCTGCGCATTGCCGTGATGGACAAGCGTGAATTCCCGCGCGACAAGGTCTGTGCCGGCTGGGTGACCCCGGCGGTCATGGAGACCTTGCAAATCGATCTGGATGATTATCGCCAGGGCCGTACCCTGCAACCGATCAGTGGTTTTCGGGTCAGCCAGCTGGGCCAGAAGCAGGTGGAGACCCACTACCAGGATGAGCCGGTGAGCTACGGGATTCGTCGACGCGAGTTCGATGAATACCTGTTACGTCGTAGCGGTGCCGAGTTAATGCTGGGCCGGGCTTTCAAAACGATGGAACGCGACGGAGACAGCTGGCTGATCAACGGCGAAATCCGGGCGTCACTGGTGATCGGGGCGGGGGGCCATTTTTGCCCCGTCGCCCGGCGCATTGGCGCCAAACTGGGCAGCAGCGAGCAGGTCGTGGCCGCCCAGGAAATCGAGTTTGAAATGAGCGAGGAACAAAAGGCGGGTTGTCATGCCGAGCCGGAAGTGCCCGAACTGTTCTTTACGCCGGATCTCAAGGGCTATGGCTGGATCTTCCGCAAGGGGGATTATCTGAATGTCGGTCTGGGGCGGGAAGAGAATCACCGTCTGTCGGAACATGTCCGCGCCTTTTGCGACTTTCTGCGCGAGTCAGGACGACTTGATTTCGACATTACCGACAAGTTCCAGGGCCATGCCTATCTGCTGTATCCCCATGCCCTGCGTCAGGTGGTGGATGAAGGTGTTCTGTTGATCGGCGATGCGGCCGGCCTGGCCTATCCGCAAAGCGGGGAAGGCATTCGTCCGGCGATTGAATCGGCCCTGCTGGCGGCGCAGGTGATACGCGAGGCGGCCGGCGATTATTCGCAGGAAAAACTTCAGCCCTATCAACAGGTGCTGGAAGAACGTTTTGGTCAGCGCCAGCCGGCGCCCTCACTGCTCGAACGTCTGCCGCTGGGGATCAAACAGGTACTGGCCAGTCGCCTGATGCAGACGCACTGGTTTACCCGCAAGGTCGTCATCGATCGCTGGTTCCTGCAGTCTCACCAGCCCCCCCTGCAACAGTTCACCTCCGTGTCCCACGGTTCATAG
- a CDS encoding iron-sulfur cluster assembly accessory protein — MSQALAFEPEINTQDIQISDKAAGQLQAIMQNADDGIEGIRIFVTGGGCGGMTYGMTYAEYIEPRDKVLEKDGFKVVVDAIALSYLKGCDIDYTEEGRASFVFNNVFQSVGGSGACGSCGAAG, encoded by the coding sequence ATGAGTCAGGCGCTGGCGTTCGAACCGGAGATTAACACGCAGGATATTCAGATCAGCGACAAGGCGGCGGGCCAGCTGCAGGCCATTATGCAAAACGCCGATGACGGTATCGAAGGCATTCGTATTTTTGTCACCGGCGGCGGTTGCGGTGGCATGACCTATGGCATGACTTACGCGGAATATATCGAGCCCCGTGACAAGGTTCTTGAAAAGGACGGTTTCAAGGTGGTGGTGGATGCCATTGCCCTGAGTTACCTCAAAGGCTGCGATATCGACTACACCGAAGAAGGCCGCGCCTCGTTTGTCTTCAATAACGTTTTCCAGAGCGTCGGCGGCAGCGGAGCATGCGGGTCCTGCGGGGCAGCCGGCTGA
- a CDS encoding nuclease-related domain-containing protein: MTIDSLINLLVEYSDNLITWGIALLLLLAAMVLAWPRLYSGYLDRQLHKKIQAVAAEALHQVVIPDGMDGAVYLENLLLTPDGLLVLPVHRYKGVVFAADGIDNWTQVLGKRTYKFGNPLPQLESEVLAVKDYAAGIPVKGRVVFTKGVEFPKGRPEKLISVAELEKLGEDNRQREVPAAYWQAWGALKQRVQTPEVSKLRQLYAVEKETAFNGRSVMAGVMFLAAGAWLGWRYLLV, translated from the coding sequence ATGACCATCGATAGTCTGATAAACCTGCTGGTTGAATATTCCGATAACCTGATCACCTGGGGGATTGCCCTGTTGCTGTTGCTGGCGGCGATGGTGCTTGCCTGGCCGCGTCTGTACAGCGGGTATCTTGACCGGCAGTTGCATAAGAAAATTCAGGCCGTCGCGGCCGAGGCATTACATCAGGTTGTGATTCCTGACGGTATGGACGGGGCGGTTTATCTGGAAAATCTGTTGCTGACGCCGGACGGGCTGCTCGTATTGCCGGTGCACCGTTATAAGGGGGTGGTGTTTGCCGCCGACGGGATTGATAACTGGACCCAGGTGCTGGGCAAGCGAACCTACAAGTTTGGGAATCCCCTGCCGCAACTGGAGTCGGAAGTCCTGGCAGTCAAAGATTACGCTGCCGGTATTCCCGTCAAGGGCCGGGTGGTGTTTACCAAAGGTGTGGAGTTCCCCAAGGGGCGACCCGAAAAACTGATCTCGGTGGCGGAGCTGGAAAAGCTGGGTGAAGATAATCGTCAGCGTGAGGTGCCCGCAGCGTACTGGCAGGCCTGGGGAGCGCTGAAGCAACGGGTGCAAACCCCCGAGGTATCGAAGCTGCGCCAGCTTTATGCCGTCGAAAAAGAAACAGCTTTCAATGGACGCAGTGTCATGGCGGGAGTGATGTTTCTGGCTGCCGGAGCCTGGCTTGGCTGGCGTTATTTACTGGTTTAA
- a CDS encoding adenylate/guanylate cyclase domain-containing protein encodes MSTYITYKLDGVVRKVPCKSVLTLGRDMNSDIVLPDLHASRNHAMIRCIGNGDYYLIDSGSSNGSFVNRQRVAMPKLLKNGDRITIGRFEILFEQSSKETGSFDKLSLQDTVISDSPDIKQITVLVADIRGFTSLSEQVDIRTLTKLMNRWFHNVSNAIFDNAGTVDKFIGDCVFARWESDEDQSRTLKQALSAALLINGITRELNDAFSELPEPVKIGVGINTGAASMGIGHDNTALGDAVNIAFRLESATKILGSDMVLSESAYRHLPPGRLEGKTHHLRIKGKRDPVRICSLGFDEVRQILEEMT; translated from the coding sequence ATGTCCACCTATATTACCTATAAACTCGACGGGGTCGTCCGCAAGGTACCGTGCAAATCGGTGCTGACGCTGGGGCGCGATATGAACAGCGACATCGTGCTGCCGGATCTGCACGCTTCCCGTAACCACGCCATGATCCGCTGCATTGGCAACGGCGATTATTACCTGATCGACAGTGGCAGCTCCAACGGCAGCTTTGTCAACCGCCAGCGGGTGGCCATGCCCAAGCTGCTCAAAAACGGCGATCGCATTACGATCGGCCGGTTCGAGATCCTGTTCGAGCAAAGCAGCAAAGAGACCGGCAGTTTCGACAAACTGTCACTGCAGGATACAGTCATCTCCGACAGTCCGGATATCAAGCAGATCACCGTCCTGGTGGCGGACATCCGCGGTTTTACGTCCCTGTCCGAACAGGTCGATATCCGCACCCTTACCAAACTGATGAATCGCTGGTTTCACAATGTCAGTAACGCCATTTTCGATAACGCCGGAACGGTGGACAAGTTCATTGGTGATTGCGTCTTCGCGCGCTGGGAATCAGATGAAGATCAGAGCAGAACGCTTAAACAGGCTTTGAGTGCCGCGTTACTGATCAACGGCATCACCCGGGAACTGAACGATGCTTTCAGTGAGTTGCCCGAGCCGGTCAAAATTGGCGTTGGGATCAATACCGGTGCCGCCTCGATGGGGATCGGGCACGACAATACCGCATTGGGCGATGCCGTGAATATTGCCTTTCGCCTGGAAAGTGCCACCAAGATCCTCGGCAGCGATATGGTATTGAGTGAAAGCGCCTACCGGCATTTGCCGCCCGGGCGGCTGGAGGGCAAGACACACCATTTACGTATCAAGGGTAAACGCGATCCGGTGCGGATCTGCAGCCTGGGGTTCGACGAGGTCAGGCAGATCCTTGAGGAGATGACTTAA
- a CDS encoding PaaI family thioesterase, with product MTFNLLKLLSRLHFLSEKRRLQWYPPFWLMRVKVLELSDDWRRIRLLLPLNMFSRNMGNSMFGGYQCALSDPIAALACARLFPGTSVWTRAHEVDFQQVGNSDLELRFEFPPQLEEQIRRELAEKDRSTPTFEYGFYRADGVRCSVVKSTVAIRPRGYLKNR from the coding sequence ATGACTTTCAATCTGCTGAAACTGCTGAGCCGCCTGCACTTTTTGTCCGAAAAGCGTCGCCTGCAATGGTATCCGCCGTTCTGGCTGATGCGGGTCAAGGTGCTGGAGTTGAGCGACGACTGGCGTCGTATCCGTTTGTTGCTGCCATTGAATATGTTCTCCCGTAATATGGGCAATTCCATGTTCGGCGGTTACCAGTGTGCCCTGTCGGATCCGATCGCCGCGCTGGCCTGTGCCAGGTTGTTTCCCGGTACGTCGGTCTGGACCCGGGCGCATGAGGTTGATTTTCAGCAGGTGGGCAACAGTGATCTGGAACTGCGTTTCGAGTTTCCGCCACAACTGGAGGAACAGATCCGCCGTGAACTGGCAGAAAAGGATCGCAGCACGCCGACTTTCGAGTACGGTTTTTACCGCGCCGATGGCGTGCGCTGCAGTGTCGTCAAAAGCACCGTGGCAATCCGGCCCCGGGGCTATCTGAAAAATCGATAA
- a CDS encoding protein adenylyltransferase SelO has product MPDTARQTATTLQDVLRFDNRFARLPERFYSRVNPTPFEASHHLVSFNPDVARLLGIAPDSVAPDEWIDLISGHCLPAGCEPLAMLYAGHQFGHFVPQLGDGRAILLGEVSNPQGEKYDIQLKGSGLTPYSRNADGRAVLRSTIREYLCSEAMHGLGIPTTRALAIVGSDAEVYREQIETGAILARVAPSHVRFGSFEVFYHRKQHDAVQQLADHVIAEHYPGLATHDKPYVALLEEVVRRTARLIAQWQAVGFAHGVLNTDNMSILGLTLDYGPFGFVEQYQPGYICNHSDFHGRYAFDQQPGIGLWNLNRLAQTLIPLISVDEAKAALEQYEPLFVDHYLELMHAKLGLNNNDDTTQELISDLLSAMQANQVDYTRLFRALCDFDSHPEARNEAIRNLFVEREAFDSWAQQYRRQLEREQSDDASRREAMRKVNPKYVLRNYMAQIAIDKAQQNDFSEVEKLLEILRYPFAEHPDMDHYAGEPPQWANQIEVSCSS; this is encoded by the coding sequence ATGCCTGATACCGCAAGACAAACCGCGACCACACTGCAAGACGTATTACGTTTCGACAACCGTTTTGCCCGCCTGCCGGAGCGATTCTACTCCCGGGTGAATCCGACCCCGTTTGAAGCCTCGCATCATCTGGTCAGTTTCAACCCGGACGTGGCCCGTCTGCTGGGTATCGCCCCGGATTCGGTTGCCCCCGATGAATGGATCGATCTGATCAGCGGACATTGCTTGCCGGCCGGTTGCGAGCCGCTGGCGATGCTCTATGCCGGCCATCAGTTCGGCCACTTTGTTCCGCAACTGGGCGACGGCCGGGCGATTCTGCTGGGCGAGGTAAGTAACCCCCAGGGTGAAAAGTACGACATCCAGCTCAAGGGCAGCGGTCTGACCCCTTATTCCCGCAACGCGGACGGCCGCGCCGTGCTGCGTTCCACCATTCGCGAATACCTGTGTTCCGAGGCCATGCACGGACTCGGTATTCCCACTACCCGGGCTCTGGCCATTGTCGGCAGCGACGCCGAAGTCTATCGCGAGCAGATCGAAACCGGCGCCATTCTGGCGCGCGTCGCCCCCTCGCATGTGCGCTTTGGATCCTTCGAGGTTTTTTATCATCGCAAGCAGCACGACGCCGTGCAGCAACTGGCCGATCATGTGATCGCCGAACACTATCCCGGGCTGGCGACACACGACAAACCGTATGTCGCCCTGCTCGAAGAAGTCGTCCGGCGCACCGCCCGCTTGATTGCCCAGTGGCAGGCGGTCGGCTTCGCCCATGGCGTGCTGAACACCGACAATATGTCGATCCTCGGCCTGACGCTGGATTACGGTCCCTTCGGGTTTGTGGAACAGTATCAACCCGGCTATATCTGCAACCACTCGGACTTCCACGGCCGTTACGCCTTCGACCAGCAACCGGGTATCGGACTGTGGAACCTGAACCGTCTGGCCCAGACATTGATTCCGCTGATCAGCGTCGACGAGGCCAAAGCCGCGCTGGAGCAATACGAGCCGCTGTTTGTCGACCACTATCTTGAGCTGATGCACGCCAAGCTGGGATTGAACAACAATGATGACACGACGCAGGAACTGATCAGTGATTTGCTGTCGGCCATGCAGGCCAACCAGGTCGATTACACCCGGCTGTTCCGGGCGCTGTGCGATTTTGACTCTCATCCAGAGGCCCGCAATGAGGCGATCCGCAACCTGTTTGTCGAACGCGAAGCGTTTGATAGCTGGGCACAACAGTATCGCCGGCAGCTGGAACGGGAGCAGAGTGACGACGCATCACGCCGGGAAGCGATGCGCAAGGTCAACCCCAAATATGTATTGCGCAATTACATGGCCCAGATCGCCATCGACAAGGCACAGCAAAACGATTTCAGTGAAGTGGAAAAATTACTGGAGATCCTGCGCTATCCCTTCGCCGAACATCCCGACATGGACCACTACGCGGGCGAACCGCCGCAGTGGGCGAATCAGATCGAGGTGAGTTGCTCTTCATAG
- a CDS encoding oxidative damage protection protein: MTHTVFCQVLKREAPALDEAPYPGEIGQRIVENVSAEGWRLWLDRLTTIINENRLSTADPRHLDMIEEHMLGFLFNESDQGALPNGYVPRDKSS, from the coding sequence ATGACACATACGGTTTTCTGCCAGGTTCTCAAGCGCGAGGCGCCGGCCCTGGACGAGGCACCTTACCCGGGTGAAATCGGCCAGCGCATTGTCGAGAACGTCTCGGCCGAAGGCTGGCGCCTGTGGCTGGACCGTTTGACCACGATCATTAACGAAAACCGCCTCAGCACCGCCGATCCGCGTCATCTGGATATGATTGAAGAGCATATGCTTGGCTTTTTGTTTAACGAAAGCGATCAGGGTGCCCTGCCCAACGGCTATGTACCCCGCGATAAGTCATCGTAA
- a CDS encoding cyclic nucleotide-binding domain-containing protein — translation MASKTKLDKNLLKGLEPLGNLAYDKLEELVSKATIEDLPAGRTLFREGEKDNRTLYLIQGQVEFRQSGEKKSRVIKSKNAQARQPLDNHQPHTGTAKAKGPVTVVSIDSALLEIILNDTPLDAYEFEVTELGGEDTTDWMLRFLQSRAFLKLPTDNIQAILMRMQERPAKKGDRIIHQGEQDDYYYIVQSGRCNVTRRPAPKAGEIPLATLEEGDGFGEEALITNGRRNASISMLEDGILMRLKKEDFLAYLAEPLITRLSESDTAAKLDNGALLIDVRSHEEFNRQHAEGSVNIPLSMLRLKLDGLNPDREYVLASADGTQSAAAAFLLTQHGFECGILDGGLQATSFKLTGGSDDQGEAAAAAAPASKRTAAAEKTRQAAEDQARKISQQADTARREAEQLAEKTASAEKAKRDAEQEIRRLSEQNQQAEKTARKQAEQARHQAEAELQKIQTAKRANEEKQQALDASLKRAQQIAAEATEAAKRSREKAEKEAAAIRRQAREEAEQLKQEMEETRRRFEQRTSQAEQEKEAQRQAAIEQARQEAKAIRQQAQSEAERLRSELETARQAVDQRAAEVEQQERQKQVSLLEKARSRAMELAEKTTRIAEQEAEEIRRKALEEAEQLRQEMEQTRQQVMEHAARAQQEAQARAKQEVEEQARREAEARARKEADEQARREAEARAKQEADEQARREAEARAKQEADEQARREADEARAKEEADEQARREAEARAKQEADEQARREAEARAKQEADEQARREAEARAKQEADEQARREAEARSRQQAEQESKQNQEREARRQQAIHQAQHRRQEQARRMAEEIKAKLEQAEQQRQAEEERQRGEGLSLARATLQRKPDGRIILEGEEDIFIFKEPSVTPEQIKAELDNEPQRGTGGSSAELPSFEIEETEKPVFKPLNTQAVHARLAEQQASHQQKRKKRHVFALAASLMLALGSGGVYLFLHPELIDQHVIARSDTGKSTTIRAGVGTLNNKESKEKDNKDEQSRQTHENNLESNLRERFDNLLEQWKEIVSR, via the coding sequence ATGGCCAGCAAGACCAAACTCGACAAGAACCTGCTCAAGGGCCTGGAACCGCTGGGTAACCTCGCCTATGACAAACTCGAGGAGCTGGTCAGCAAGGCCACCATCGAGGATCTGCCGGCCGGCCGGACCCTGTTTCGCGAAGGCGAAAAAGACAACCGCACCCTCTACCTGATTCAGGGCCAGGTCGAATTTCGCCAAAGTGGCGAGAAGAAATCCCGGGTCATTAAATCCAAAAATGCCCAGGCCCGCCAACCGCTGGACAACCATCAGCCCCATACCGGCACTGCCAAAGCCAAGGGCCCGGTCACGGTCGTCAGCATCGACTCCGCCCTGCTGGAAATCATTCTGAACGACACCCCGCTCGACGCCTACGAATTCGAGGTAACCGAACTTGGCGGCGAGGATACCACCGACTGGATGCTGCGCTTTTTGCAGTCGCGGGCGTTCCTCAAGCTGCCGACGGACAACATCCAGGCCATCCTGATGCGCATGCAAGAGCGGCCGGCCAAAAAAGGCGATCGCATCATCCATCAGGGTGAACAGGACGACTATTACTACATCGTGCAAAGCGGGCGTTGCAACGTCACCCGCCGCCCCGCCCCCAAAGCCGGCGAGATCCCGCTGGCCACGCTGGAGGAAGGCGATGGCTTTGGCGAGGAAGCGCTGATTACCAACGGCCGGCGCAATGCCAGCATCAGCATGCTGGAAGACGGCATATTGATGCGCCTGAAAAAAGAGGATTTTCTCGCCTATCTGGCCGAGCCGCTCATCACCCGACTGTCGGAAAGCGACACGGCAGCCAAACTCGACAACGGCGCCCTGCTGATCGACGTACGCAGCCATGAAGAATTCAACCGCCAGCACGCCGAAGGCTCGGTCAATATTCCGCTGTCCATGCTGCGGCTGAAACTCGACGGCCTCAATCCCGACCGGGAATATGTGCTGGCCAGCGCCGATGGCACCCAGAGCGCGGCGGCCGCGTTTTTGCTGACCCAGCACGGCTTCGAGTGCGGGATTCTCGATGGCGGTTTGCAGGCCACCAGCTTCAAGCTCACCGGGGGTAGCGATGATCAGGGCGAAGCCGCTGCCGCTGCCGCTCCGGCCAGCAAACGCACCGCCGCAGCGGAAAAAACCCGTCAGGCCGCGGAGGATCAGGCCCGCAAGATCAGTCAGCAGGCCGACACCGCCCGCCGCGAAGCCGAACAACTGGCCGAGAAAACCGCCAGCGCCGAAAAAGCCAAGCGCGATGCCGAGCAGGAGATTCGGCGCCTCTCCGAACAGAACCAGCAGGCTGAAAAAACCGCCCGCAAGCAGGCCGAGCAGGCCCGCCATCAGGCCGAAGCGGAATTACAGAAAATCCAGACCGCCAAACGGGCCAACGAAGAAAAACAACAGGCCCTGGATGCCTCCCTGAAGCGGGCACAACAGATCGCCGCCGAGGCCACCGAAGCGGCCAAACGTTCACGTGAAAAGGCCGAAAAGGAAGCCGCTGCCATCCGGCGCCAGGCCCGCGAAGAAGCCGAACAACTCAAACAGGAAATGGAGGAGACCCGTCGCCGCTTCGAGCAACGGACCAGTCAGGCGGAACAGGAAAAAGAAGCCCAGCGCCAGGCCGCCATCGAACAGGCCCGCCAGGAAGCCAAAGCCATACGCCAGCAGGCCCAGAGCGAAGCCGAACGCCTGCGCAGTGAGCTGGAAACCGCCCGCCAGGCCGTCGATCAGCGCGCCGCCGAAGTCGAGCAACAGGAACGCCAGAAACAGGTTTCCCTGCTGGAGAAGGCCCGCAGTCGCGCCATGGAACTGGCCGAAAAAACCACGCGCATCGCCGAACAGGAGGCCGAGGAAATCCGTCGCAAGGCCCTGGAAGAAGCCGAGCAACTGCGCCAGGAAATGGAACAGACCCGTCAGCAAGTAATGGAACACGCCGCCCGGGCCCAGCAGGAAGCGCAGGCCCGCGCCAAACAGGAAGTCGAGGAACAGGCCCGCCGCGAGGCCGAGGCCCGTGCCAGGAAGGAAGCCGACGAGCAGGCCCGCCGCGAGGCCGAAGCGCGTGCCAAACAGGAAGCCGACGAGCAGGCCCGCCGCGAGGCCGAGGCCCGTGCCAAACAGGAAGCCGACGAGCAGGCCCGCCGCGAGGCCGACGAGGCCCGTGCCAAGGAGGAAGCCGACGAGCAGGCCCGCCGCGAGGCCGAAGCGCGTGCCAAACAGGAAGCCGACGAGCAGGCCCGCCGCGAGGCCGAAGCGCGTGCCAAACAGGAAGCCGACGAGCAGGCCCGCCGCGAGGCCGAAGCGCGTGCCAAACAGGAAGCCGACGAGCAGGCCCGCCGCGAGGCCGAGGCCCGCTCCAGGCAGCAGGCCGAGCAGGAGAGCAAACAGAATCAGGAACGCGAAGCCCGTCGCCAGCAGGCGATCCACCAGGCCCAGCATCGCCGTCAGGAACAGGCCCGGCGCATGGCCGAGGAGATCAAGGCCAAACTGGAGCAGGCAGAACAGCAGCGCCAGGCAGAGGAAGAACGCCAGCGTGGCGAAGGGCTCTCTCTGGCCCGTGCCACACTTCAGCGTAAACCCGACGGGCGAATTATCCTCGAAGGCGAAGAAGATATTTTTATTTTCAAGGAACCGAGCGTTACCCCCGAACAGATCAAGGCCGAGCTGGACAACGAACCGCAACGTGGCACTGGCGGGAGCAGTGCTGAATTGCCCTCTTTCGAGATCGAAGAGACTGAAAAGCCGGTCTTTAAGCCGCTCAACACCCAGGCGGTTCATGCCCGACTCGCCGAACAGCAGGCCTCCCATCAACAAAAACGCAAAAAACGCCACGTCTTCGCCCTGGCCGCCTCACTCATGCTGGCACTGGGCAGCGGTGGTGTTTATCTGTTCCTGCACCCGGAACTGATCGACCAACACGTCATTGCCCGCTCCGATACCGGCAAGAGCACCACTATCCGTGCCGGTGTCGGCACACTGAATAACAAGGAATCAAAAGAAAAGGACAACAAGGACGAGCAATCTCGCCAGACTCACGAAAACAATCTCGAAAGCAATCTGCGCGAGCGTTTCGATAACCTCCTGGAACAGTGGAAAGAGATCGTCTCCCGCTGA